Below is a window of Rodentibacter sp. JRC1 DNA.
AAACAGATCAACTTAGCCACCGGTAGCCAAGTTACCTTACAAAATAATGCGGTATTAAATGCACAGAAAATTTCCTTAGCGAATAATGCGACTGTGGCTATTGAATCTGAGCAAATTGTCCAACTCAATACAAATACCGAAGGCGATGGGCAATTGATTAAAACGGGCAATGGCTATGCCAAAGTCAGCGGTGAATTAAACCACACAGGAAACACGCAAATTACCGGCGGTATTTTTGAATTAAATGGCAACATTAAGCAAAGTGCGGTCAATTTTTCGGGTAATTCTGTGTTAGCTGGGCAAGGTTCAATCGGAGGAACATTGACTTTGTCCGAAGGAAGTCGTATTCAACCGACAATGTTTGTCGCAAACCCACAAGAATTTAATGGTAACCGATTAACCCTTAACCATCTAAATAACGAAGGGGGCAGCTTTATGCTGACGGTTAATAATGATAGCGAACAGATTAAAAACTGGCGGCACGACCAAGTATTGCTCAAGGGCAAACTAGAAAGTGAACAACCAATGCCTGTGGATATTCAATTATTAAATAACCATTTAGGTAATTCCGATAAGAATAATAACGGGCGTTATGATGCCGACGAGGGGATTTCGCTTATTCAAGTGAAAGATCCTAACGCATTACAGAAAGTAGCGTTACGTCAGATTCTCAGCTTAGATCGGAGTGCAGGTTTACATCCTCTCACTCTCGTCAGTGTTGAAGCAGGCGTGTCAGCGGCAGCGGATAACCAAGTAAGTGATACGGCAAATTCTGATTTTACCGATTTCCGCTTACAAAATGTAATGATTGATGAAACCGGTCAACCGTTAGAACCTGTAATTAGAAAACCTAAACCTGTTGAACCAACCCCACCTGTGGTAGAAAACCCGGTTCAGCCTGTTAAACCAATCCCACCTGTGGTAGAAAACCCGGTTCAGCCTGTTAAACCAACGCCATCTGTAGAAGAAAAACCGGTTCAGCCTGTTAAACCAACCCCACCGGTGGTAGAAAAACCGGTTCAACCTGCTGAACCTGCACCACCAGTAGCGGATGCTGAGCTAAAACCAAGCCGTTCGGCAGTGTTGGCTCAAGTCCCTTCTTATATTGTGTCAAACACCGCCCTTTATCATCAAGGTAATCAAATTCAAGGGATTTTCCAAGATAATATTGAGCTAAAACATAAACACGGGATTTATGTGATCCAATCTCATACCAAACATCGCTATCATAATGATTTAGGTTTTACGAATTATGGCTATCATTATAAATCCTCACAAAATACAACATTATTAGGTGGTTATGTATCTCTGAATGATCATAGTGAACTACACTCGGCACTTGCCTTTAGCCAACAAAAAGTTGAACCGCAAGCAGCAGATGGATATAGTCAAGCAAAATATAAAACGGTTTCTGCATTAGCTGCATTAAATAACCGTTGGGATAACTGGTTATTTAAGATTGGGCTAGGCTATCATCACCACAAAGGTGATATTTCCACAGCTAAACAACAAGACATTAGTTCTGTGAAAGCTCATCAACTCCAGTTCTTTGGACAACTGGGATATGATATTCCTGTTGGGAAATTTAGCCTCACGCCAACGACAGTTTTAAGTTATCAATATCTACATAACAATATCAAAGATAGTGGAAATGGTTGGAAAATTGATAACAAAAACTATCGTGTATTTACCCAACAACTCGGAACCTATTTAAATTGGAAAGGAGAAAAATTAACCTTAAAAGCCGGCGTATTCTATGAGTATAATCGTAGCAATAATCCAAAAGTTGTGATCAGCCCAACAGCTAATCAGAGCGAAGATTTTGCGATAGGTAAATTGGGCAATGCTATGGTTTATAAAGTAGCTGCAACGGTTAATATTACACAAAATCTAACTTTTGGCTTACAAGTAAGTCATCGACAAGCCTTATCTCAAGCTAAATTGAAGCAAACCAATGTGTTAGGGAAGTTAGAATATCAATTTTAACTTTCTATGCACCAACTAAAACAAAACCACCCCAACGAGGGTGGTTTAATTTTATGTGTAGTAGATAAAACAGTTCGGTATTATGTAGCAGTTGCGCAAAGAGAATTTTATCTCCAATATTTCTTGGGGTAGGGGGCGTTAGGCGAAGCCGTAATGCACCGTAATGAAATTTATTGATAAAAAGGTGCGTTACGCCTTACGGCTAACACACCCTACACCTCGGTTAACTTGGCAAAAGTTGAAACTATTTTTTCGTGAAATTTTTACTATACCTCAATATATAAAAAAGCGGCTAATCACGATAGAGAATGATTAGCCGAATTTTAAAGACTAGCAACAATAATTTCTATTAGAATCGAATACGTGTACCTAGCACTAAACGATGATTTTTAAATTTACCATCAGCTAGGGCAGAATGTTTCACTTGTCCTGAACCGCCTTCAAGATAAACAGAAACAAATTTATTAAATTTGTGGTCTGCACCAATCATCCAACCACGCATTTTATATTTCTCAGCAATATTTGCTTTTTGTGCTTGCGCAAAATAGTATTCGGAATAAACTGCATTTTTTGGAGTAACTTGGACTTTTAAGCCTACTTGGAAACGGTTGTTTTTGTTGAAAGGGCCACCCGCATTAGCAATTTTTTGGAAGCCAATATTTTTTGAATCGTGACCTTTATCCGCTTTACCGTAAGCCCAGTCTAAACCGACGCTAACCAATTTATAAGTTACGTCAAAACCCACACCGGCACGAACTAAATCATATTCGTCAGCTTTGAAACCGGTATCAGATTGTTTTACGTTGGTATAGCCTGAACCGAAACGTACGGCGAGATCATCCCATTTACCATCATAGAATAAACCGACACCATAACCTTGGCCTTCATCCCAAACGGAATTGCCGCTTGAACCCCGAACCGTTTTTCCACTTGCATCTTTAACTTCTTTATCCCGAACACCGAAATAATAATCCGCAGCAAAACGAACACCGGCAAATTTAGCAGACATAAAGTGTACCGCTTTTTTATGTTGATCTAAAAATACGTTACCGCCCCACTCGTAAGTATAGTTTGCTTTTGGAATATGGTCTCCTAAAGTTAATTGACGACCAAAGGTGAGTGTACCGATTTCAGGGTGAGTAAATCCTCCAAATACGCGTTTAGCATGTAAATCATTAGCAAATTTGCCACCACTTGAAAAACGCATTTCAACGGCGGCTAATGCTGAAAAACCTTGACCAATCTCTTGGAATGCGCGAACACGAAAACGAGAACCTTCATCGTACAGATCCGTACGTTTACTTTTTTCACCGCGAAGCTCTAAGCTGGCACGTCCATCAATGTCAATTTTAGTGCCAAAATCTTTATTTTCATAAACGACAACGGCATTTGCGGCAGAACTTGCAGCCATTGCAGCAACAGCTAAAGCAATAATTGTTTTTTTCATAATGATTTCCTCATGGTTGATTAAAATTAACTGTGCAATAAAGACAAGCCATTATTCGATTGTTAATGTTTTGCCGTCATAACTTAAAGTTTGCACTGATGTTAAGGCTTTGCCACCGTCAGTTTCACCGCCAATTAGCAATACCTTGTTGTTATACGCAATACTCACTCCATAACCAATACCTGCCGGTAATTCACCAACAATTTTCCATTTGTTATTGTTGAGTGCATAAACTTCCTTATGCCATGCTTTTTTCAGTCCTTGATGAGCAAATAATTTGCCTTCTTTGAATTGTTTGGTTGAACCCGGGAAATTTGCCCCACCGGTTACGATATAATAACCGTTGGTATATCCACCCATAGCACCGGCTAAGCCATCTTGTATCTGACCTTTTGGTGCAGGCAGATCACCTAATGCTTTCCATTTCACACCTTTTGCCGTGATGGTACCTTGCTCTGTTGATGAAGTACGTAATCCCGGTTTGATTTCTCCATTTACAACGAGAAGATCATTGCCTTTAATGGCAAATGCCGCGCCGGCACGTGGTGGGAATGGGAATACTCCCTCGTTGTACCATTTATTTGTTGCCGGTTGATAGCTGAATAACTCAGGAGTAAAGAAATAGTCTTGCGGACGTTGATCAAAATACGGATCCATCACCGCTTTTTGTTTTGCTTTATCATCACCTGCGGCAGTGTAATCTTGGAAGTAACCATTAAAAATAGCTTCATTCACACCGCCGATTAAATAAATTTTATCTTGAGAACCGACCGCACTTGCACCAACAATTCCCCGAGGTGAACGTGTCGGGAGCTTATCCCAGGTATTTTCCGCCGGGTTGTAGCGATAAGCGTCATTCACTAATTGTAATTCGCCTTTTTCATTTTTTTGTAAGCCGCCGAATACATATAATTTTCCGTCAATTGCTGCTGCTACAGGTTGGTTACGATCCCCTCCCGGAAATGCCGCAATTTCTTGCCATTGCGCATCTTTTTCTTTCAAATTCAAGGAGAAGAATTTGTTACCTCCTGTACCTAACCCCACATAAACCGTGTCATTGATTAATGCGCCTGCACCACTTTTAATCCCAATCGGTAAATCAGGATATTGTGTAGCATGGACAGTTGAAAATGCAGTAAGTGAAATTGTGGCTAATATTGCCGCAGATAAAGTTGATTTTTTCATATAGCACCTCATTGAGAGATTGATAATTTGCCTATCTTTAAAACAACATTGAAGGGCTCTTTTAAATAGAAGGAGAAAACAATACGGTGAATTGCACGAAATCTCCTTTCTTTTATTCCAACATTAATAAGTTTTGTGTGAATGTGATAATTTCCGAGAATATCGCAATGAGTACCAATATTGAGAAGCTCAGTACCAAAGCGTTAAGAAGATAGTGCCATCTTACGGAGTAAAAAAACAATATTCAATATAAATTTGAAGTGAATTTTCAGAAATGAGAGATAGATCACAAATTTACAAAATGCTATTTACAAGTGCTCAACAAAGAATCAATTATGAAGGAAGTTGAAGATAAAAGTGCGGCGATAAAAAACAATGTTTTAAATAACCGCACTTTATTTACACGATATGAAGATAAAATATTCAACTGAGCTATCTTTTTCAAAAAAGGGTTTGACATCTTTTTAAAAAAACGTATTATACCGCCCACAAACCGATTGTGGTGAGATGGCCGAGTAGGCTGAAGGCGCTCCCCTGCTAAGGGAGTATGGGGTCAAAAACTCCATCGAGGGTTCGAATCCCTCTCTCACCGCCATTTGTATTTTTATTTATTCTGCACCCGTAGCTCAGCTGGATAGAGTACTCGGCTACGAACCGAGCGGTCAGAGGTTCGAATCCTCTCGGGTGCGCCATTTTAAAACGGCTCTATCTTATTAGAATGGTTATGAATAATTAAAAGACGACTACGCACCCGTAGCTCAGCTGGATAGAGTACTCG
It encodes the following:
- a CDS encoding porin, whose product is MKKTIIALAVAAMAASSAANAVVVYENKDFGTKIDIDGRASLELRGEKSKRTDLYDEGSRFRVRAFQEIGQGFSALAAVEMRFSSGGKFANDLHAKRVFGGFTHPEIGTLTFGRQLTLGDHIPKANYTYEWGGNVFLDQHKKAVHFMSAKFAGVRFAADYYFGVRDKEVKDASGKTVRGSSGNSVWDEGQGYGVGLFYDGKWDDLAVRFGSGYTNVKQSDTGFKADEYDLVRAGVGFDVTYKLVSVGLDWAYGKADKGHDSKNIGFQKIANAGGPFNKNNRFQVGLKVQVTPKNAVYSEYYFAQAQKANIAEKYKMRGWMIGADHKFNKFVSVYLEGGSGQVKHSALADGKFKNHRLVLGTRIRF
- a CDS encoding N-acetylneuraminate epimerase codes for the protein MKKSTLSAAILATISLTAFSTVHATQYPDLPIGIKSGAGALINDTVYVGLGTGGNKFFSLNLKEKDAQWQEIAAFPGGDRNQPVAAAIDGKLYVFGGLQKNEKGELQLVNDAYRYNPAENTWDKLPTRSPRGIVGASAVGSQDKIYLIGGVNEAIFNGYFQDYTAAGDDKAKQKAVMDPYFDQRPQDYFFTPELFSYQPATNKWYNEGVFPFPPRAGAAFAIKGNDLLVVNGEIKPGLRTSSTEQGTITAKGVKWKALGDLPAPKGQIQDGLAGAMGGYTNGYYIVTGGANFPGSTKQFKEGKLFAHQGLKKAWHKEVYALNNNKWKIVGELPAGIGYGVSIAYNNKVLLIGGETDGGKALTSVQTLSYDGKTLTIE